TCTTCAAAAGTAGattaaaagaagtaaaaacaACATATATATCTTGTCACATCACCATGGAAACTTACTACtctataaaaacaaatatttaaaaaagtttctCATTTGTCATGAACATGCAAGATCACAAGAAACTGAAATAAATTGAGTTTATTGTAGAAAAAAGAGTCTAAAGATAATAATGGATTTcatgaattaaacatttttatgtTGTTTGTTGTGAAGTAGATGGTCATTTGCTGCTTGAGCAATGTCTATGAGAGGCTGTATGGTAACAAGTGAGGCATTTgcagcatcttcttccttGATATCATATTCAATGGTGGATTCAACAATGCAACTATCATCACCATTTTCAACGATCTTCAAGCGAACCCTATAGAGAGTAAACCCGATATCCAAGAATCCTCCTTCCACCACTTCGGTCTCTTTTATACGATTCTCATTATCTATTTTTGTGAATTTCTCCTTATAACCTGGGGCACCACCTAAACCTGCATTTATACGTAGACTTTCATATTACTGAATCCATACTCCACGTAACATATTTGATCCCtaatttgtgagattccacaacaattagagagaggaacgagtgtcatcGAGGATACTAGACCTCGAAGAGGGGTGAAttataagatcccacatcggttggaaaggagaacgaaacattctttataagggtgttgaaacctcttccagacattttaaaaactttgagggaaagtctgaaagggaaagcccaaatggAACAATGTTCGTTATAGAACAAACCCATGCGAAATATTGAATCGAAGAATGTCATGAAATTCTCTAAAggcttaaaacaagaaaataggaAGATTATTAGAAGTTAGTACCTGGTGggaaaatgatattaagaaCAGTTCCTTCTCCTCCATCACCTTCAACCACCTCTATTTTCTTGATAAGGTTCGGGAGGCGGTTTTCAATCAATCGTGCGAGTTCGAGGCCTCCGTAGAGCTGCCATACGAC
This sequence is a window from Cucurbita pepo subsp. pepo cultivar mu-cu-16 unplaced genomic scaffold, ASM280686v2 Cp4.1_scaffold001469, whole genome shotgun sequence. Protein-coding genes within it:
- the LOC111786338 gene encoding S-norcoclaurine synthase 1-like is translated as MLGQLSHEAAIQAPATVVWQLYGGLELARLIENRLPNLIKKIEVVEGDGGEGTVLNIIFPPGLGGAPGYKEKFTKIDNENRIKETEVVEGGFLDIGFTLYRVRLKIVENGDDSCIVESTIEYDIKEEDAANASLVTIQPLIDIAQAANDHLLHNKQHKNV